One Sus scrofa isolate TJ Tabasco breed Duroc chromosome 1, Sscrofa11.1, whole genome shotgun sequence DNA segment encodes these proteins:
- the SRP14 gene encoding signal recognition particle 14 kDa protein: MVLLESEQFLTELTRLFQKCRLSGSVFITLKKYDGRTKPIPRKGSVEGFEPADNKCLLRATDGKKKISTVVSSKEVNKFQMAYSNLLRANMDGLKKRDKKSKSKKSKAAQ; encoded by the exons ATGGTGCTACTGGAGAGTGAGCAG TTCCTGACGGAGCTGACGAGGCTCTTCCAGAAGTGCCGGTTGTCGGGCAGCGTCTTCATCACCCTGAAGAAAT ATGATGGTCGAACTAAACCCATTCCAAGGAAAGGTTCTGTGGAGGGATTTGAGCCCGCGGACAACAAGTGTCTATTAAGAGCTACTGATGGGAAAAAGAAGATCAGCACTGTG GTGAGCTCCAAAGAAGTGAATAAGTTTCAGATG GCTTATTCGAACCTGTTGAGAGCTAACATGGATGGGTTGAAGAAGAGGGACAAAAAGAGCAAGAGTAAGAAGAGCAAAGCAGCACAGTAA